A stretch of the Lolium perenne isolate Kyuss_39 chromosome 3, Kyuss_2.0, whole genome shotgun sequence genome encodes the following:
- the LOC127343184 gene encoding acidic endochitinase-like: MACKLGWSPLLPILLLAGMAGISRAGNIAVYWGQNVGEGPLADACNSGLYTYVMISFLSTFGNGQTPAINLAGHCDPPSNNCNVFSSDITTCQSNGVKVLLSLGGAGGSYSLSSTEDAQSVATYLWDNFLGGSSASRPLGDAVLDGIDFDIENGNPAHFDELATFLSQYSAQGKKVYLTAAPQCPYPDVSLGPALQTGLFDDVWVQFYNNPQCEYPGGDLQGAWNTWTSSVKVSGSFYLGVPASTAAAGSGYISPADLTSTVLPGVKTAGNYGGIMVWDRNNDVQNSYSSQVKDSV, encoded by the coding sequence ATGGCTTGTAAGCTCGGGTGGTCTCCTCTCCTCCCCATTCTCCTCCTGGCCGGCATGGCTGGCATCTCCCGTGCGGGCAACATCGCCGTCTACTGGGGCCAGAATGTAGGCGAGGGCCCCCTCGCCGATGCCTGCAACTCCGGCCTCTATACGTACGTGATGATCTCCTTCCTCAGCACCTTCGGCAATGGCCAGACCCCGGCCATCAACCTCGCCGGACACTGCGATCCACCCTCCAACAACTGCAACGTCTTCAGCTCCGACATCACGACGTGCCAGTCCAACGGCGTCAAGGTGCTCCTCTCcctcggcggcgccggcggcagctacAGCCTCTCCTCCACGGAAGACGCGCAGAGCGTCGCCACCTACCTGTGGGACAACTTCCTCGGAGGCAGCTCGGCCTCGCGCCCGCTCGGCGACGCCGTGCTGGACGGCATCGACTTCGACATCGAGAACGGCAACCCCGCGCACTTCGACGAGCTGGCTACGTTCCTGTCCCAGTACAGCGCGCAGGGTAAGAAGGTTTACCTGACGGCGGCGCCACAGTGCCCTTACCCGGACGTGTCGCTGGGGCCGGCGCTGCAGACGGGGCTCTTCGACGACGTGTGGGTGCAATTCTACAACAACCCGCAGTGCGAGTACCCCGGCGGCGACCTGCAGGGCGCGTGGAACACGTGGACAAGCAGCGTGAAGGTGTCTGGGAGCTTCTACCTGGGCGTCCCCGCCTCGACGGCCGCCGCCGGGAGCGGGTACATTTCGCCCGCTGACCTGACGTCCACGGTGCTCCCCGGCGTGAAGACCGCCGGCAACTATGGCGGCATCATGGTGTGGGACCGCAACAACGACGTGCAGAACAGCTATAGCAGCCAGGTGAAGGATAGTGTCTGA